The Montipora capricornis isolate CH-2021 chromosome 3, ASM3666992v2, whole genome shotgun sequence genome includes the window GGCGCTGTTCCTGCAGCTCGAAAATCATTTCTTCATCTGGTGGGATCACCTTCCACGGCGTGATCTTTTTCTGGACGTCACCGGTATGTGATCCCCAGATCCCTTCATTGCCGTTACCAATCGCTTCACGCATGCTTTGTTTGTTGATTGGGTCCCCTAACAGTCTTCGCCTTATTTGATCGCCGATATTCTCCTCATAATTGAAAGAAGGGGCATTCTCCATTTGAGCCATCCTTGTATCATCAGGGTTAAGAAGCGGTAATCTACAAGGGGCCTTTTCAGCGGAAGAAGACTTCCAAGCGCACACACCCAATGGTCCCTGTATGAAGACATTGGGAGAAATCCATTCTTCATCAGTCACATCTGACAAGCGGGGCAGAGTTTCGAACAAAGTCTGCATGGAGAAGTCTCTGTAAGGGTGCACGTCTAAAAAGAAGAAATCTGCCAACACACGAGTCTTCTGACGAAGTCCCTCGTTGTTTGCTTCCAGGAAGTTCACGCACGACTTGATTATGGCGTGGTCTGATATGACGTCACTCAAATTCTGCCGCTGGCAAGTGAGCCACATCTTCTGCAATGTGACCTGGGCGTAGGCCTGGACCTGGCAGAATGAAAAAGGAAATCAGGAGACGCCAGTTGCCGCGCTATTTGAAACACAGAGAGCGCTGGCTTTTACGCGCACGTTACTATGACATCAATAAATCAATCTGTGCATTCTCCAACGGCCTGGTCAGTATCCTTCACGTGCTCACAGCATAATCAACTGAGCTGTTGCAACCCTGATACTTTGGCCTCATCAACATGGCTCAGCTTCGAACAAATCCTTTCACTGGCAGAAAACATGCTTTAGttaaattaagatatttttttccttgcgaTGAAGCGGAAAATGGCAGATTTGACAATCGGTGAATATTGGGCAACAGATAATTCAATAAGTAAATTTGATGGATTGAAGATACTGGCATTGTACTCGTGAGGCCACACCCGGCCAGCAGAACTTAATCGTAGGTATGATAATTTTTTCCCAATGAGTTGTTGATTTACGGCTGTTATTAATCATGTGCACGTTACGTCACagtcgccatgttggatggcacaTTTGTTCATTTTGTTCACATTTGTCTTCAGATGTCGGTCGCAAACCACCAAAAAGTCGTATCTATTGCAATCTCCTTTAATTTGTTCGTCCTCTATATACAGAAAACTACTCGTCTTAAACTTTGATGAGGACTTATAAAATCCAAACAGAAGGCGACAAAATCAAAACAGGAGCCTAATGCTCAGAATTTTGGATCATTTTTGGACGAAAGAATGTTTCGGCggcaacaaaaaaatgtttaagtaTGTTATCTTTGAAATCTCCCTTGGGGGCGTATCCAATGTTCCCACATGTTTAACTCTGTGTTTCCAGAATTAGTCACCGATTTCTTTTATTCAGTTTCGCGTCTTGCGTTCTTGGGTTTTATCAAATTAAATGAAAGAGTATGGTTATTATACATGAAGTTCCCTTACCATGACATGTGACGTCAGAGCCCAGGGAAGAACAACGGGAAAAGCATGCCGGAAGTAGGCTGCCTGAGAGTCGGAGTTTTGTAACGAGAATTCACCGACTTGCGCCGCGACCACGAGGAAAGAAGAGACACTGCCAGCCCGTCTGCTAACGTCGTACTTTAGCTGCTCCCAGAGCAACGCTCGCAGCCCCGGAAACCTATTAGAATAGAACAGAATTCAATTGATAGCTCGTGATACCCCCATTTCCTGCTTTGAAACACACTAAATGAAATTACTAGATTCTGACGGGACAAGtggagtaataataataataagaagaaagaagtaaaatcgttctctggtaaaaagttttgaaaaaattatgagctttcgacagactaaactgctgccttcaacggataaaaatgtgtgaagcctaaaagtgaaagaaatttaaatataacgaaaaattcgcataaattaaaggataaaagcatgtagtagaaagaatgttaaaaatgctaagaaaattagtgtttctttaagagaatgtgatattgtcttgggagCGGGCACGAATTATTGTCTGCCCCAACAGTTTTTAccgtgtgccatgactccaatgtctttctactccggttgttcgctttgtcaatgattttagaattgttaaagtcaatatcatgattaaaagTCCACGCGTGTGTCACGACATTTGAGCCTTTAGTACAATGCCTTAAGTTCCTCATATGTTCCTTTCTCCTAGTAGTAAAGGATCTtttagtttcgccaatgtagctccacgggcaagatgcgcatggaattttatagatgacATTGCACTGGTCGTCTTCGGCAGGTCGAAACTTAGGGATAGGGAAATGCTGCTGTAAAGTTTTAACTGGTCTGCTAGTGACTTGAATGTCGTGTTCCTTGAGGATTCTTGTGAGAGGTTCCGTGATGCCTTTGATGTAGGGAAGGACTGCAAAGTTGCGTCGGTTTGTTGGCTCAGCCCATTTAAAGAACATACCAACCAACTCTTCTGGAGTAGGTGTAGGTGGTGGAGGCctcgttttctttcttataATATCAGCAGCGATTTTTTTGGGATAGCCGTTGGAGTGTAAAGCGGCGCAAACACGAGCAGTTTCACGGGTCTTTCCAACTTGTGTGTTGGGGAGATTCAAAGCTCGATGCAGGAGTGTCTCAGCGGTGCTGATTTTATGTTTCCTGTCATGGTGTGAATGGAAGTCAAGATATCTATCCGTATGCGTGGGTTTGCGGTAGATGTCGACCAAAAGTTTTCCGTTATCGCGCGAAATGAGGGTGTCAAGAAAGGGTAGTTGGCCGTTGGACTCGTGTTCGATGGTGAAAGAAATATGCTGATCGATTGAGTTCAATGAATCGTGGAAGGAGGCAACAGCGTCACTCTTAATAATGCAGAAACTGTCGTCTACATACCGCTTCCAAAATTTCGGCGAGACAGTAGTCGTGTTGATTGctgttttttcgatttcttccATGCATAGGTTGGCTACTACAGGGCTGACGGGGCTACCCATAGCACAACCGTGGATTTGTTTGTAGATGGTGTCATTGTAAACGAAGAAGTTATTGGACAGCACAAAATTCAATAAGGAAATTATGTCCTCGATGTCTAGGTTGGTTCTGGAATGGAGAGACAAATCATCCTCTAATTTCTTCCTGATATAATCGCAAGCTTTGTCGACAGGGATGACGGTGAATAGAGACACCACATCAAAGGAAACCATGGTTTCATCATCTTGGATGTTAACGTCGGCTATTTCGTTAGAGAACTCCTGTGAATTAGCAACTGAGAACCCATTACGATTTTGGATGGGTGCAAGGATGTCGGTGAGGAATTTAGAAGTGTTGTAAAGTGCAGAGCCAATGCAAGTCACGATAGGTCTGAGAGGGTAGCCATCTTTGTGGTGTTTGATAGAACCGCGGATCGCTGGTGGAATGCCGTCGGTAGATCTTAATTTAAAGTATGTATAGTCATCAATCTTTTGTTGTCTCTTAAAGTTCAGGAGCGTCGCGTTCAATTCACGCTCGATTCGATCCGAACGGAGATCTTCGCTGTTGCCTCCTTCCACGATTCATTGAACTCAATCGATCAGCATATTTCTTTCACCATCGAACACGAGTCCAACGGCCAACTACCCTTTCTTGACACCCTCATTTCGCGCGATAACGGAAAACTTTTGGTCGACATCTACCGCAAACCCACGCATACGGATAGATATCTTGACTTCCATTCACACCATGACAGGAAACATAAAATCAGCACCGCTGAGACACTCCTGCATCGAGCTTTGAATCTCCCCAACACACAAGTTGGAAAGACCCGTGAAACTGCTCGTGTTTGCGCCGCTTTACACTCCAACGGCTATCCCAAAAAAATCGCTGCTGATATtataagaaagaaaacgagGCCTCCACCACCTACACCTACTCCAGAAGAGTTGGTTGGTATGTTCTTTAAATGGGCTGAGCCAACAAACCGACGCAACTTTGCAGTCCTTCCCTACATCAAAGGCATCACGGAACCTCTCACAAGAATCCTCAAGGAACACGACATCCAAGTCACTAGCAGACCAGTTAAAACTTTACAGCAGCATTTCCCTATCCCTAAGTTTCGACCTGCCGAAGACGACCAGTGCAATgtcatctataaaattccatgcgcatcttgcccgtggagctacattggcgaaactaaaagatcctttactactaggagaaaggaacatatgaggaacttaaagcattgtactaaaggctcaaatgtcgcgaaacacgcgtggacttttaatcatgatattgactttaacaattctaaaatcattgacaaagcgaacaaccggagtagaaagacattggagtcatggcacacggcaaaaacTGTTGGGGCAGACAATAATTCGTGCCCGctcccaagacaatatcacattctcttaaagaaacactaattttcttagcatttttaacattctttctactacatgcttttatcctttaatttatgggaatttttcgttatatttaaatttctttcacttttaggcttcacacatttttatccgttgaaggcagcagttcagtctgtcgaaagcttacctgagaacgattttacttctttcttagcatgaatcctggtaacggatcttcaatatttttaaataataataataataataataataataataataatgataaatacTCAATACTGCAAAATGATAGATCAGctgaaatataaaaaaagatAGCTGGTATAAACCTATGTTCAGTAGTAAAATTTATctgttataaaacaaaaaacaataaaaatatataaaagagTTAAGTCACGAAAGGTACGGGTAAAATCTACAAACTACATTTATGCTCTGATTTGTCTAAATCAAGCAAATACTTAAAAGTCTTTAATTAAAAAGTTCTTAATTGAGGTTTTTAGCCGGAAGATCTTTTGGTAAATTGTTCCATTCTTTTCCTGCTGTAAATTTAAAAGTGAGTTACACTGTACAACTTGGAGACCCATTGAAGTCAACATGGCAATCACGCGCGTACGATTAAGAACAAATCCACTCTCGAGGGAACCACCAGTGGGTTGAGTTGTGGGTTCTCTATTCAGCTTCATTAGAATTCGTTAGTTTTTCTATGGATTGTTCGATTTTCTTCTCCCGACAAAACAAATATCTCGGATGTCATCTATAGTATCATCCATTGGCGCTGCTGCGTAAAATCAATTGTGGCTTTTGGAGGGCATGGAAATCTCTTTCTCAAACCTCCCTTTTAACGCGATCATCCAGTAACCTTTATATGCGCAATATTGATGTTAATTGCATTGAAAGCAGAATCAAACCACCCCCAAATTGACAGCCATCGTCTTTCACTCATGAGTTGCATTTGAACCAAAAAGCGTAGCCGATAATCAGGAGGCTACGACTCTCATActtcaatcttggacaaaaatcGTTGAGACTTTTATCAAGTTTTGTCCTTCTGGACAATAACAACAACGCAAAAGCTCAGCAAAAGCCCCTTCCCCACCCATAGCAACGTTGTTTTTGAAGAAGAGGAAACTGTATAACCGAGCCATACCTAAAGGGGAGAGCAGGATTCGCAACAAGCAGATTTTCTTTATGGAAATAATTTGTTTAGATACGGAATGGGAGTAAAAGTAGGTTTCAGTGCGGCATTTTCAGACAGCAAGCCGTTTTTTTGATGCCGACTTTCGAATAGTACAAGTGACAAATCTTAAATCCAAGGGTGATATTTAAGGCTTATGATTGGCCGAAAAGATCTCCTTTCGCGAAAAAATCAATCtgaaaatgtaatttagttCTTCAAAAAGCCTTAACACAAATACAGTATATTGAAGTTGGACGCCGCCGGAAAGGGGCTTCTAGGAAAAGCACATTTCCATTTCTAAATGAATATTTCATCTGTGTAACATGGAACTAAATGGTGAAATCAAGAgaaaggttattttttttaccttccaAAAATGAGTACCATTCCCCACTGGAGATAGTTTCGAACTGAAACTTGATTATCGGAGAGAACTGCGTTGAATATTCCATCTAAAACTTCCCGGGCAAACGACTCTGCTGTATCAGTCTCAAGTAAACTGGAAAGGGCCACAAGAATTGCCTGCCAGACTCGATGTTTTTTGCGATGATAGTACGAATTGATGGATGACTTTCGTTTCTCTTCCCCCAGCTCTGCATTCTTAGCGATCAACGCATGGACAATGGTCTCCAACAGTCTCCTGTCAAGCGCTTGTCTAGGGTTAAGCGTTACGAGTGTATTGATTGCGTTGACTCTCACACGCGTGTCATCGCGAAGTTCATCCACGTTAATGGGGCATATCACGCGTTGCTTGGCCAGTCCATAGACGTACTCGAGCACGTAATTTGTTACGCGTAGAGTCTTCTTTTCCCTGGGTCCAAAAAGGCAAGCTTCTGTTATAAAATCGAGATGGACTTCTACGCTTTTCTTTCGATCTTCTTTAGTTACTTCAAGAGTTTCAGCTTTACAGCTTTGGTCACTATTAGGAACGCTACACCAGAATTGACACAAAGGACCAACCACGTGATTCATCACCCCAGCGCGATCGTCTGCTAGCGCCGACAGCTCTGCCCAGTAATTTCGCACCAACGTACTGACAGGGTGCTCGCTGGGAAGAGTTAGAAGACACGGGTTACAAAATGCTCTAGCAGCTTCCTTCAGCGTTCGCCAGAAGTAGATATGGTCACCCTTTGGTCGGTCCTGAAATGTCCACCAGACGGATTCCAGAGACTGGCGGCATAGCGCGACATCAGTAATGAGCATGCGTGGAGTTAAAAGTCGAACACATCTTATGACCGGTATTACTGCTTGACCTGAACCAAGAGAAAGCGCCTCCAGCGCTGCTTCAGGGAGGGCCTCTAAGAAATTCTCAAACTTTTCGTCCAAGTCTTCGCAACGATCTAACTCTTCAAGGAAGAACCCAATGCTACTCCATTGAGCCTCAAGGAATTCCGACACAAGTCTTCCCCACCCTTTCTTCATGGACGCTCTTGTTTCTACTTTGGTGATAACATCCGCTGGATCTGGAGGGTACATTGCCTGGGGTGTTGGAAACTCGGAACACAAATCGAAGCCAGCTATCGCCTCTAATATACGTTTTCTCACAAAGGTTGAGTTTGTGTATGGATCAGAGTTTAGAGCACTACAACAAAAGGAGAGGCACCTCATGGATAGCGCAAATGAACACCAATCGCTTAATGAAAGTTGACGCCGGTCTAACTGTTTCCTTTGAATGACCTCCTTGCTTCTTTCAACGAGGTTCtcaatgaagtgattataaccttCCAATACTTGGCCTTGGACTGAAGATGTCATAAACTTGCAGAGTTCAGATGACAGATCAAGAAATGGAAAGCTGCTTCCAGCGCATGTGAAGTCTATGGGAGCAGCGGTGAGCTTTCTTAACAAGAGATCCAAGATATCGGGTCCAGCAGACCTTAACAGTGAGGCCATGATTTCCAATGAGTGATCgatcttttgaattttttcaagGGGCTCATTTGACCCTTGAGCTGCCTGCTGACTCGTGTTATTCAAGTGGTGTAAGACTCCAGCTAAGATCATGGCCGCCCTTGCAGTTCTCACCTCTGAAGCATAAACGTGGCTATGCGCATGCTGCAACACACCCACGATTTGATGAAACGTTTCTTTCACGAGCTGCTCGCTGGTTGAACTCTTTGAAAACTTGAGCTGTGCATCACAACCAATGACCACCAGTCGTACAACAGACCTTACTTGTTGTTCCTCGCCTGATAATTCTGGCGTCTCATTGCTAAGAAACGCGTGCACGCGTTCTCTGAGATGGTCAAACAGGTTTGATGAGCCAGGTTTTTCCGGATTCATACCACTTTGTTTTGAACCTTTTGATGAAATAATGTCACAAATCGTCCAGATCCAACAAACTGTTGCCTCCCACAAATTGCTTCCTCTCCGCAAGCAATCGTCTTTCGAAAGAAGGGAAACGAAATCTCCGATGTCACTCCACTGGACTCGTTTCGGATCTGTCTGCTTTATAACAGCCTTTACTAGAAAACTCTGAATGGCACTTGACATGTGCGGATTGTAAGCTCTAAAGAGAGGAAATATGTTGCGAATACTCATCAACGAATCTGAATCCCAAGAATGAGTCGGTGGCAGATTTGCGAGCATCTGCGTCATGAACACCAACGGAACCTGGGTGAATTCTTGCCTGACGACTGCAGATAGAAGTTCGGCGCAAAACGATGGTCTCTCtttgactgacaatcttgaAGCAAACTCGGTGAAAAACCTGACAACTGCCGACCCCACAGCAGGTGGATCTCCCCTTGCTTCATCATCTGTCCTTGCATAGATGGCGTATTCACCGACGAAACTCATCAGGGGACCAAATAGGAATCCCCAGTAACAGGTGCTGAGGAGTGGAGAGCTGCAGTCCAAGTCCACATGGAGAAAGTCCAGAATGGCCCATCTGCATATAAACCTGTTGTCATGTTGAGCAGCTCTGTGGTACAATGTGAGGAGCCAAGAAGTATCCAACAGTCTCAGACCTACATTACAGGAAAAAGAAGCTAAGCAAATTCTGTGATGTGCACGTGACACAGCGGCACTAGAATAAATAGATCTCTGGCCTATTCCTAACGCTACAATTATTCTTccaaaagtttttttaaaacactaaacgtttttttttaaggtaCTGTATTACATGTAATCCTAAGGGTCCAGTTTTACACTCAACGGCAACCACCATTGTTTCAAATTGCCAGCATGGCACAGAATGGCTGGAAATCTATCGATGGTTTGAAATTCACCCAGAAGCGGTTATTCAGGGCAATTACCAGGTGGGATCGAGGCCTCTGCGGACTGGAACACAATCTACTAGGTTACTTGGCCACAGGCCCTAATTGAGCCAAAACCGAAAATTGTACCATGGGCAATACCAACTTCTAGTCTAAGAGTTATTATCTCTTCAGCATTCCAATCCATTTCTAcggataaaataaaaacaactggTCCAGCTGAGAAGTCAAGataattattaacaaattcTTATTGGGTTAAGTCTGTAGGAATCCAAGGTAAAGTTGACAAATAGTACTCattaaacaaaacacaaacagTAATTGTTAAAATCATTATTCCAATGCATGATATAGATTTCCATGTACCATTTGTCTTTTCCTTGGTGGCATCTGTTATACTGGATATTCGTGCCAACACTGGTTTGATAATGTGTGCCTTCAAAtgagaaaataaatttgtgTGTGTCAAGTGATGCTCATACATTGATTAGCCAGGATTGTTTTATAAAGACTCACTCTTAACCCCCAATGCCCCAACAAGTACACAGTCCAGTCAGCTCAGTTGAGAGTGTACTGGACTTTTCTTGCAGGTGGTCGTGGGCTAAAACATTGACTGAACCAACACTAAGTGTCTTACAATGACTGGGGAGGGGGACATTCTTCTTCATCTACAAATGGATAGACTTTCAAAACGTCTTGGATAAGAGCTATTTACCATGgatcggcaggtacaaaacacaggtctcagCTGGtaacaggtcattgttttaccaatacagaaagtatcctgaaCATCCATTGAAGCTAACCTTTGACCTAATTAAGAAAAActaaagtttttaggcctaatattagcatttgtaaacagttagggttgtttctgtattggtaaaacaatcaCCTGTGACCTGAGACCTTTGTTTTGCACCTGCCCACTGTAGATCCATCTCACATACAACTCTGTGGGACATCATTCAGCATGACTCGGGTGGTCAATTCGGAAAGAATCTTCCAAACTGATTACTGATCAATGATCCCAAAAGTAGACAAAAACGTAAAGGATTCCACAAGCTGAAACTGGTACATTGTAAAACTGGTAATGACAGTCAAGAAATGGAACAAAACCAATGATTCTTACTGTAACTGCCACACAAACAAAATTTTGTAGTTGATAAGattctttttctcttctaaCCAAGGCCACTAATAGTAGTTCCttcaagccttgcaaacaatatgTACTGACATTACTTTCcgtaactacatgtattttgcacACCACCATTGAATGTCAGTTATCTTTGATGTAACGTACCATACATGTAGGTCAGAAAAACCCTTTGAAGTATCTAAcatacagatttagccaagcctaagagCAGAGATCCCGGATTATTtgttcttacaataagttaacct containing:
- the LOC138042450 gene encoding probable methyltransferase TARBP1, which codes for MADLLQFICENSDHSQIPAVLSRFVKEKNSVVDINFLESLKLVLSTLERSQNLSADLAIEVVKEICWPVVYRSYPSKDANKFSGNHRKMLHICYDIVAFCFSAFPTIVQSVICGKSLQIFDRYLAEKSFAEENARDVSVTLDLIGNFAKSDALNASKDANLMLGEQGDELFQKMLTLLPHTSDDLCAKLTSLVLPSFLEFKTVHRCEAVWSVVKQIFQSKGAGCRFGTFDQTYAILCGLADFFFSRDNYNLFDQPEFWEIIQKGLVINQPLTRKRTMYLLKRALDLLDKLPWDLSVMSERGYNIFYWSSDHKETLRGIWQDYVLLMETFDEKQAHIIKPVLARISSITDATKEKTNGLRLLDTSWLLTLYHRAAQHDNRFICRWAILDFLHVDLDCSSPLLSTCYWGFLFGPLMSFVGEYAIYARTDDEARGDPPAVGSAVVRFFTEFASRLSVKERPSFCAELLSAVVRQEFTQVPLVFMTQMLANLPPTHSWDSDSLMSIRNIFPLFRAYNPHMSSAIQSFLVKAVIKQTDPKRVQWSDIGDFVSLLSKDDCLRRGSNLWEATVCWIWTICDIISSKGSKQSGMNPEKPGSSNLFDHLRERVHAFLSNETPELSGEEQQVRSVVRLVVIGCDAQLKFSKSSTSEQLVKETFHQIVGVLQHAHSHVYASEVRTARAAMILAGVLHHLNNTSQQAAQGSNEPLEKIQKIDHSLEIMASLLRSAGPDILDLLLRKLTAAPIDFTCAGSSFPFLDLSSELCKFMTSSVQGQVLEGYNHFIENLVERSKEVIQRKQLDRRQLSLSDWCSFALSMRCLSFCCSALNSDPYTNSTFVRKRILEAIAGFDLCSEFPTPQAMYPPDPADVITKVETRASMKKGWGRLVSEFLEAQWSSIGFFLEELDRCEDLDEKFENFLEALPEAALEALSLGSGQAVIPVIRCVRLLTPRMLITDVALCRQSLESVWWTFQDRPKGDHIYFWRTLKEAARAFCNPCLLTLPSEHPVSTLVRNYWAELSALADDRAGVMNHVVGPLCQFWCSVPNSDQSCKAETLEVTKEDRKKSVEVHLDFITEACLFGPREKKTLRVTNYVLEYVYGLAKQRVICPINVDELRDDTRVRVNAINTLVTLNPRQALDRRLLETIVHALIAKNAELGEEKRKSSINSYYHRKKHRVWQAILVALSSLLETDTAESFAREVLDGIFNAVLSDNQVSVRNYLQWGMVLIFGRFPGLRALLWEQLKYDVSRRAGSVSSFLVVAAQVGEFSLQNSDSQAAYFRHAFPVVLPWALTSHVMVQAYAQVTLQKMWLTCQRQNLSDVISDHAIIKSCVNFLEANNEGLRQKTRVLADFFFLDVHPYRDFSMQTLFETLPRLSDVTDEEWISPNVFIQGPLGVCAWKSSSAEKAPCRLPLLNPDDTRMAQMENAPSFNYEENIGDQIRRRLLGDPINKQSMREAIGNGNEGIWGSHTGDVQKKITPWKVIPPDEEMIFELQEQRLANLRKNAAGQLIVVASLIDKAPNLGGLCRTCEIFGVQTLVLSNTHVVEDAQFKSLSVSAAKWMNIQEVRMSELKSYLESMRHEGYTLVGVEQTANSKSLTQYRFPEKSLLLLGHEKEGIPVELIQILDVCVEIPQVGIIRSLNVHVSGALLVWEYTRQRVLAGAP
- the LOC138041726 gene encoding uncharacterized protein; protein product: MVSFDVVSLFTVIPVDKACDYIRKKLEDDLSLHSRTNLDIEDIISLLNFVLSNNFFVYNDTIYKQIHGCAMGSPVSPVVANLCMEEIEKTAINTTTVSPKFWKRYVDDSFCIIKSDAVASFHDSLNSIDQHISFTIEHESNGQLPFLDTLISRDNGKLLVDIYRKPTHTDRYLDFHSHHDRKHKISTAETLLHRALNLPNTQVGKTRETARVCAALHSNGYPKKIAADIIRKKTRPPPPTPTPEELVGMFFKWAEPTNRRNFAVLPYIKGITEPLTRILKEHDIQVTSRPVKTLQQHFPIPKFRPAEDDQCNVIYKIPCASCPWSYIGETKRSFTTRRKEHMRNLRHCTKGSNVVTHAWTFNHDIDFNNSKIIDKANNRSRKTLESWHTVKTVGADNNSCPLPRQYHILLKKH